In Aerococcus loyolae, a genomic segment contains:
- a CDS encoding ABC transporter permease yields the protein MKTLMTLLKKEFLAQWRGGQLFILILVFFVIGLMNTALALATPWMLEQIASQDNGLAIQVQAVEVTATMAWEQFFKNLPLAMLCFVFLESQLLTKEYQTGTLILVLTKGLKRSQFLLAKFIFLLTLWTGAYSICWLTTLTYTQYYLGSVNQDDLTLALLAWYGFGLLVVSLILVASTLATSSSGVLVTLFASLLVFYVLSVFPQSKDYSPILLTEGKALLGESLDFEAYRQAVYTTAGLILSSLCLSFPLFNRRQL from the coding sequence ATGAAGACATTAATGACTTTACTGAAGAAAGAATTTTTAGCCCAGTGGCGGGGCGGCCAGCTTTTTATTTTAATTCTGGTTTTCTTTGTCATTGGTTTAATGAATACCGCCTTGGCCTTAGCAACTCCTTGGATGCTGGAACAAATTGCTAGCCAAGACAACGGCCTAGCCATCCAGGTTCAAGCGGTAGAAGTGACGGCGACCATGGCCTGGGAGCAATTTTTTAAGAACCTGCCCCTAGCCATGCTCTGCTTTGTCTTTTTGGAGAGTCAGCTCTTGACTAAGGAATACCAGACGGGGACCTTGATTCTGGTCTTGACCAAGGGCTTGAAACGGAGCCAATTCCTCCTCGCCAAATTTATCTTCCTACTCACCCTTTGGACGGGGGCCTATAGTATTTGCTGGTTAACCACCTTAACTTATACCCAGTATTATTTAGGTAGTGTTAACCAGGATGATTTAACCCTTGCTCTCTTAGCCTGGTATGGCTTTGGACTCTTGGTTGTCAGTCTCATCTTAGTGGCTTCCACCCTGGCGACTTCCTCTAGCGGAGTCCTAGTGACCTTGTTTGCTAGTCTCTTAGTCTTTTATGTGCTGAGTGTCTTCCCACAAAGTAAGGATTATTCTCCGATCCTCTTAACGGAAGGCAAGGCCCTATTAGGAGAAAGTTTGGATTTTGAAGCTTACCGTCAAGCGGTTTATACCACGGCAGGGTTGATCCTGAGCAGTCTTTGTCTCAGTTTTCCCCTCTTTAACCGCCGGCAATTGTAA
- a CDS encoding ABC transporter ATP-binding protein, with the protein MAILTLDQVSKKFGSHTILDDLSMTVPQGSVFGFIGRNGAGKTTTMKLILGLMSADQGQIFVKDERVSYGQTQTNRYIGYLPDVPAFYPFMNGEEYLRFLGQIAGMSVSDSKKRSQELLDLVGLAQDKQRIKGYSRGMKQRLGIAQALMGRPQLLICDEPTSALDPLGRRDILAILSNIRQETTVLFSTHILSDVEKVCSHVALLNQGQIALAGPLENLTHQVGGPSYQVELEQAEDRLSFQAAFPKSQLDQTGKLRFSSQDYPLKAVLAWLADQDLTLRQVERVETSLDDLFQEVVR; encoded by the coding sequence ATGGCAATTTTGACCTTGGACCAAGTATCCAAAAAATTCGGTAGTCATACCATCCTCGATGATTTATCCATGACGGTGCCCCAAGGGAGTGTCTTTGGTTTTATCGGAAGAAATGGGGCCGGTAAGACCACTACCATGAAACTTATCCTGGGACTCATGTCCGCCGACCAGGGGCAAATTTTTGTCAAGGATGAGCGGGTTAGCTATGGTCAAACCCAAACCAACCGCTATATTGGCTACCTGCCGGATGTGCCGGCCTTCTATCCCTTTATGAACGGAGAAGAATACCTGCGCTTTTTGGGACAGATTGCTGGCATGTCAGTCAGTGATTCTAAGAAACGGAGCCAGGAGCTCTTAGACCTGGTCGGCCTAGCCCAAGACAAGCAGCGGATTAAGGGCTATTCGCGGGGCATGAAGCAGCGCTTAGGGATTGCCCAAGCTCTGATGGGTCGGCCACAATTATTAATTTGCGACGAACCCACTTCGGCCTTGGACCCCCTAGGAAGGCGGGATATTCTAGCGATTCTATCTAATATTCGCCAGGAAACCACGGTGCTTTTTTCCACCCATATCTTGTCAGACGTTGAAAAGGTGTGTAGCCATGTGGCCCTCTTAAACCAAGGGCAGATTGCTTTAGCTGGCCCCTTGGAAAACTTGACTCATCAGGTGGGCGGACCGAGCTACCAGGTGGAACTGGAGCAGGCTGAAGACCGCTTGAGCTTTCAAGCGGCCTTTCCCAAGAGCCAGCTTGACCAGACCGGTAAGTTGCGCTTTTCTAGCCAAGATTATCCCTTAAAAGCTGTCTTAGCCTGGTTGGCTGACCAAGACTTAACGCTCAGGCAGGTTGAGCGGGTAGAGACGTCTTTAGATGATTTGTTTCAAGAGGTGGTTCGATGA
- a CDS encoding PLDc N-terminal domain-containing protein produces MNNLSEYLPFLIPVIVLQVALLVYTLHHILTHKTYKRGGRTFWLVVVVVLMQFVGPILYLIFGKEED; encoded by the coding sequence ATGAATAACTTGAGTGAATATTTACCCTTTTTAATTCCTGTTATCGTCTTACAAGTTGCTTTGTTAGTTTACACCCTCCACCATATCCTCACCCACAAGACCTATAAAAGAGGGGGGCGGACCTTCTGGTTGGTCGTGGTGGTCGTCTTGATGCAATTTGTTGGTCCTATTCTCTATCTCATCTTCGGTAAGGAGGAGGACTGA
- a CDS encoding MerR family transcriptional regulator, protein MATYTSGELAKLAGVTVRTVQYYHKRGLVLPTSISEGGRRLYSQGDLNQMKTICFLKDLGFSLDDIKQVLDEDNARDLIDLLIDQQIQALEAKRQEEEAQLDRLRALQKSLNSFTDLSATGLSSIAKMMNKRKHVQQLHLFILLTALPISLLAGLAIFLLVTQGNFAWLALYFILAIPYGLGISRYYFKQVAYICPECHYDFQPDLMAAIFAKHTPYTRKLTCPHCHYHGYCVETLAQKEGDHHE, encoded by the coding sequence ATGGCAACTTATACAAGTGGTGAATTGGCTAAATTAGCGGGGGTGACTGTGAGAACGGTCCAGTACTACCACAAACGCGGTCTGGTTCTTCCCACCAGTATTTCTGAAGGGGGTCGGCGTTTATACTCCCAAGGCGACCTCAATCAAATGAAGACGATCTGCTTTTTGAAAGATCTGGGCTTTTCCCTGGACGATATTAAACAAGTCCTAGATGAGGACAATGCCCGGGACTTGATTGATTTATTAATCGACCAACAGATCCAAGCCCTGGAGGCCAAGCGCCAAGAAGAAGAAGCCCAGCTTGACCGGCTAAGGGCCCTGCAAAAAAGCCTCAATTCATTTACTGACCTTTCTGCCACTGGCTTATCGAGCATTGCCAAAATGATGAATAAACGCAAACATGTTCAACAATTACATCTTTTTATCCTATTAACGGCTTTGCCGATCAGCCTCTTAGCAGGTTTGGCGATTTTCTTACTGGTGACTCAGGGGAACTTTGCCTGGTTGGCCCTCTATTTCATCCTGGCTATTCCTTATGGACTTGGTATTAGCCGTTATTATTTCAAACAAGTGGCCTATATTTGTCCGGAATGTCATTATGACTTTCAACCGGACCTGATGGCAGCAATTTTTGCTAAACATACCCCTTATACCCGAAAACTAACTTGTCCGCATTGCCACTACCATGGCTATTGCGTCGAAACTCTCGCTCAGAAAGAAGGAGACCATCATGAATAA